The genomic window TGACCACCGCCCGCACGCTGGGTGCCCACACGGTGCTGATCTCGGCGAACCCGGCGTCCCCGATCTCGGCGGCCGCGGACGTCCACATCGCCCCCGACACCGGCCCCGAGGTGCTGACCGGATCCACCCGGATGAAGGCCGGCACCGCCCAGAAGCTGATCCTGAACGCGTTCTCCACGGCGACGATGGTCCGGCTGGGCCGCACCTACTCCAACCTGATGACCGACATGCTCGCCACCAACGCCAAACTGAAGGACCGCCGCCTGCGCATCCTGGCCGAAGCCACCGGCGCGGACCTGACCGAATGCGGTCACGCTCTGCGATCCGCCGACGGCAACGCGAAGGTCGCCCTGCTCACGCTGCTGGCCGGGAGCAGCCCCGACACCGCCGCACGAGCGCTGGCCGTCACCGAGGGCCACGTGACCCGGGCCCTGCGCCTGCTGGCGGTGAACGGAACCTAGATTTCTCCGGCGATCGTGTCGAGAACGGTCCGGCGGCTCCGTCCTTGGTGTGAACGCGACGACAATGGGTCGTACCAGCATCGAGGAGAAGCACATCATGGCCAAGTACCTGCTGCTCAAGCACTACCGCGGTGGCCCCGAGCCGCTGTTCGACCTGCCGATCGACAAGTGGGCGCCGGAGGAGATCACCGCCCACGTCCAGTACATGAACGACTTCGCGGCCCGGCTCCAGGAGAACGGCGAGTTCGTCGACGCGCAGGCGCTCGCCCCGGGTGGCACGTTCGTCCGCTACGACGGTGAGGGCCAGCCGCCGGTCACCGACGGCCCGTTCGCCGAGACCAAGGACCTGATCGCCGGCTGGATGGTGATCGACGTGGACACCTACGAGCGGGCCGTGGAACTCGCCGCCGAACTGTCCGCGGCTCCCGGCGCCGGTGGCGAGCCGCTGCGCGAGTGGCTCGAACTGCGGCCGTTCCTGACCGAGCCGCCGACCGTCACCGAGTGAACGACGCGCTGCTCCGGGGCCTGACCCCGGCGGTGCTGGGCATTCTCGTCCGCCGCGGAGCCGACTTCGCGGCGGCCGAGGACGCCGTCCAGGACGCCATGGTCGAAGCGTTGCGCACCGATGCCCGGCCGGCCGACCCGAAGGGGTGGCTGATCACGGTGGCGTGGCGGCGCTACCTCGACGCCGTCCGGGCCGACACGGCCCGCCGGCGGCGTGAGGAGTCGCCGTCGACGCCACCCGGCCCAGTACCGTCCACCGACGACACCCTGCAGCTCTACTTCCTGTGCGCGCACCCGTCGCTGCCGCCCGCGTCGGCGGTCGCGCTCACGCTGCGGGCCGTCGGCGGGCTGACCACACGGCAGATCGCGGCGGCCTACCTGGTGCCCGAGACGACCATGGCCCAGCGGATCAGCCGGGCGAAGAAGACGATCGCGGGGGTACGTCTGGACAAGGCGGCCGACGTGTCCACCGTCCTGCGGGTGCTGTACCTGGTGTTCAACGAGGGCTACAGCGGCGACGTCGACCTCGCCACCGAGGCGATCCGGCTGACCCGTCAACTCGCCGCCGTGATCGACCATCCCGAGGTGTCCGGGCTGCTCGCACTGATGCTGTTGCATCATGCGCGGCGCTCCGCCCGTACCGCCGCTGGGGTAGGTCTCGTGTCCCTCGCCGACCAGGACCGCAACCGGTGGGACACCGCCCTGATCGCCGAAGGCGTCACGATCCTGCAGACCGCCCTCGCCCGGGACCGGCTCGGCCAGTTCCAGGCCCAGGCCGCGGTGGCGGCCCTGCACGCCGACGCGCCGTCCACGGCGGAGACCGACTGGGTGCAGATCGTCGAGTGGTACGACGAGTTGGCCCGCCTCACCGACAGTCCGGTGGTCCGGTTGAACCGGGCCGTCGCGGTGGGTGAGGCCGACGGCCCGCACGCCGGACTCGCCGCCCTGGCCGGGCTGGACCCGGCCCTGCCCCGCTATCAGGCGGTCGCCGCTCACCTGCACGAACGCACCGGCGACCCGGTC from Actinoplanes derwentensis includes these protein-coding regions:
- a CDS encoding YciI family protein, coding for MAKYLLLKHYRGGPEPLFDLPIDKWAPEEITAHVQYMNDFAARLQENGEFVDAQALAPGGTFVRYDGEGQPPVTDGPFAETKDLIAGWMVIDVDTYERAVELAAELSAAPGAGGEPLREWLELRPFLTEPPTVTE
- a CDS encoding RNA polymerase sigma factor, with the protein product MNDALLRGLTPAVLGILVRRGADFAAAEDAVQDAMVEALRTDARPADPKGWLITVAWRRYLDAVRADTARRRREESPSTPPGPVPSTDDTLQLYFLCAHPSLPPASAVALTLRAVGGLTTRQIAAAYLVPETTMAQRISRAKKTIAGVRLDKAADVSTVLRVLYLVFNEGYSGDVDLATEAIRLTRQLAAVIDHPEVSGLLALMLLHHARRSARTAAGVGLVSLADQDRNRWDTALIAEGVTILQTALARDRLGQFQAQAAVAALHADAPSTAETDWVQIVEWYDELARLTDSPVVRLNRAVAVGEADGPHAGLAALAGLDPALPRYQAVAAHLHERTGDPVTAARLYAVAASQATNTAERDHLHRQAARLNALRGP